A window of the Tripterygium wilfordii isolate XIE 37 chromosome 12, ASM1340144v1, whole genome shotgun sequence genome harbors these coding sequences:
- the LOC120010204 gene encoding GDP-mannose 3,5-epimerase 1, whose amino-acid sequence MGSNDGTSYGAYTYENLEREPYWTSEKLRISITGAGGFIASHIARRLKSEGHYIIASDWKKNEHMTEDMFCHEFHLVDLRVMDNCLKVTKGVDHVFNLAADMGGMGFIQSNHSVIMYNNTMISFNMLEAARINGVKRFFYASSACIYPEFKQLETNVSLKESDAWPAEPQDAYGLEKLATEELCKHYTKDFGIECRVGRFHNIYGPFGTWKGGREKAPAAFCRKALTSTDKFEMWGDGKQTRSFTFIDECVEGVLRLTKSDFREPVNIGSDEMVSMNEMAEIVLSFENKKLPIHHIPGPEGVRGRNSDNTLIKEKLAWAPTMKLKDGLRFTYFWIKEQIEKEKTQGIDLTIYGSSKVVGTQAPVQLGSLRAADGKE is encoded by the exons ATGGGTAGTAATGATGGAACCAGTTATGGTGCATATACCTATGAGAACCTTGAGAGGGAACCTTACTGGACATCTGAGAAGCTCCGGATTTCCATTACCGGTGCAGGTGGATTTATTGCCTCCCACATTGCTCGCCGTTTGAAGAGTGAGGGCCATTACATTATTGCTTCAGACTGGAAGAAGAATGAGCACATGACTGAGGATATGTTCTGTCATGAATTCCACCTTGTTGATCTCAGGGTCATGGATAATTGCTTGAAAGTGACTAAGGGAGTTGACCATGTATTTAATCTTGCTGCTGATATGGGTGGGATGGGCTTCATTCAATCTAACCACTCTGTCATCATGTATAACAACACAATGATCAGCTTCAATATGCTTGAGGCCGCTAGGATAAATGGTGTCAAGAG ATTTTTCTATGCATCCAGTGCTTGTATCTACCCTGAATTTAAGCAGCTTGAGACCAATGTGAGCTTGAAAGAGTCTGATGCTTGGCCTGCTGAG CCTCAAGATGCTTATGGGTTGGAGAAGCTTGCGACAGAAGAGTTGTGCAAGCACTACACCAAAGATTTTGGAATTGAGTGTCGTGTTGGAAGGTTCCATAACATTTACGGTCCCTTTGGAACGTGGAAAG GTGGCAGAGAGAAGGCTCCAGCTGCCTTCTGCAGAAAGGCTCTCACTTCCACTGACAAGTTTGAGATGTGGGGAGATGGAAAACAGACTCGATCTTTCACCTTTATTGATGAATGTGTTGAAGGCGTGCTCAG GTTGACGAAGTCAGATTTCAGAGAGCCGGTGAATATTGGAAGCGATGAGATGGTTAGTATGAATGAGATGGCTGAGATCGTTCttagctttgagaacaagaagcTTCCCATCCACCACATCCCTGGTCCGGAGGGTGTCCGCGGGCGTAACTCAGACAACACTCTGATCAAAGAAAAACTTGCCTGGGCTCCTACAATGAAGTTGAAG GATGGTTTGAGATTCACATACTTTTGGATCAAGGAACAAATCGAGAAGGAGAAGACTCAAGGCATTGACCTGACGATTTATGGATCATCAAAGGTGGTTGGTACCCAAGCTCCGGTTCAGCTTGGCTCACTCCGTGCCGCTGATGGcaaagaatga